One bacterium genomic window, ACGGCGAGGGCAGCGATGACAGCAACTGTGCGTTTCATGGAGCGAATCTCCTCCCTGGAGAAAATATGGAAAAAGAGAGTTTCACCTGCCTAACTGTCTCGCAGCGCGACATCGGGGCAGGTTTCCGGTGTGCTTTGCTAAAGGAACATGTTCTGGTCAGTGCGAGCTAACCGAACTATTTCTTCTTATTTGCTTGTTTTTGTTCCGCGTCGCGGATCTTAGCCAGCATGTCACTGGCTTCCTTGGACGACTCCGTACCCGGGTACTTCTTCAAGAATTCTTCGAGGCCCTGAGCCTTGTCCTTCTTGGGAAGTTTTTGAACTTTGGCGAATTCGACCTTGGCCTGTTCTTCCTTGAGTTGCTTGGCCTGAGGCGTCTCGGGATACCAAGCCAACACTTTGTCTGACTGACCGGCCGCGATCAGCGAATCGGCGAGCTTGCCCTTAGCCGTCACCGCCAAGGGTGAAGAGGGGAAGGAATCGAGCAGCGCCTGATACTTGCCTTCGTCAAACATCTTCTGCGCCATTTCGAGGCGGGCCTTGTAAGCGGCAGGGGTGTCGCTGTATTCCCGCATAATCGCAGTATAATCCTTCTTTTGCAGCAGTTGTTCGGCCAGTTTCGCGTGAGCCCGGAGGGCCACTTCCAAATCCGGATACCGTTCAACAACTTTCTGATACTCACCGCTGTCGAACAGCTTCTGAGCAGATGCGGCCCGGCTGGAGCAGCCCGTCGAGAAAACGAGGAGCGTACTTAGAGCCAGAACGAGCGCGAGAGGGAAGAACCGAGTAGTAAACATAGGGGGTAGAGACGTCACTTGTGCCACACTTAACAAGCTCTTAAATTAACCACTTTTTCTGAAAAAGTCAAGCCTGACATCCTGCCGTTTTACGCCACGTCCATCATAAAATTTGCTCTCAGATCACCAATTCTGCTTACACAATCTAAATCTATGTATGCCATAGAATGAGATATTCTTTGCAAATATCTAATTATGGTAAGCTTAGAGACAAACTTTGTTTCACTCGGAATCAGGACGTTCGAGGCGCAGGAAGGGGTAAGGAATGCGAAACGGGCAAGTCTTTGAGAAGCTTGGTACTCCCGCCAACCCGGAGCTATGTTCTATGACCCATAATATACGAAGAAAATGAATATATAAAAATAGGCAATTCTGACCACAGAAGAAGGATGCATGCCTCCGAAATCTTTCGGAAGCTCCGGAAAAACAGGCTTTGCAGGGTCAGAGCCATTTGACTCATTCCGCTCAGCGCGCAAGATTTACTCTCAGTGCGCCTCAACTTGTCTCGAATCTGTGCGGTCGGTTGTCCTCTGCGGCGGACGTTCCGTTCAAGACAGAGCTAATGGCGGCCAGACGGCAGCAAAAAGAGAGGAGTGGTCACGAGCGAATCAAATAGGAGGCAGCCTCATCGAGCAGCCACGTACACTGACCCTCCTCGGGGCGAACCAAAGCGGCAGGATAGGTGGCATCCTTCCCTCCGAGGATCTCCCGCACCTTTTCGGCCTTGTCCTCTCCAGTGACCAGGAAAATCGCGTGGCGGGCGCGGTTCAGGACGGGGAGCGTCAGCGTCAGCCTCTTGGGAACGGGTGCTTTAACCTCCACCACCTCCACCAAGGCCTTTGACTGCAAGGCCGGGTGGCCGGGAAACAGCGAGGCGGTATGGCCGTCCGGCCCCATCCCCAAAAGGAGGGTTTCGAAAGCCGGGATACCGAACCCGAAGCGCGCACGGAGCGTCCGCGCGTAGTCCTCCGCCGCCTCCTGCAGGTTGGGCAGCTCGGCCTGCATCCGAAAGACTCCTCCCACCTCCACCCTATTTAATAATGTGGTCTGCGCCAGATGGAAATTGGACTCCGGATTGTCCGGCGGCACAGCCCGTTCATCCCCCCAGAAAATCTCCCAGCTTGCCCACGCCATGGTCTTCTCCCACTCCTCGGAGGCCAACTGCTCATAGAGCAGTCTGGGAGTGCGCCCGCCGGAAAGGGCAATATGATAGATACCGGAGTCCTCGACCGCCGCGGCCTGATCCTCAAAAATCAGAGCCGCCGCCGCATCGGCAACATCCTCGGGAGTTTCGCAAAACACAATTTCTGGGGGCATGGGAAGAAGAAAACGCTGAAAATCTGAAAGGCTGAAACGCTGAAAGGAAATCAGGAGAACAACAATTCCTTCAGCCAGAGGCGGGCACGATGGAGGGATTCATCACGCAGCGGATCCCGGCCCCAGATCTGGAGCTGAAGGTGCAGCAGTTCGGTCAGGCGGTTCTCGCCGCTGGGCTCCTCACAGCGCAGCGTGGTTTCCTCCCCGTTGGCAGACTTCATATAGAAGTCCACCGCCTCTTTGGCCTCGGGACCGGACTGAGTGGCAAAGGAAATGATGTGATCACCGGCAAAAACAATGGCAGGAGAGTGGCCGTGCAGGGTAATACGCTGGGTCTTCCAGCCGAGGATCACCGACATCCACGCCGCCAGCAGCAGCATCTCGGCGGGGATTTTCGATCCGCTATAGGATAACTGAATATGGCTGATCCGCTGCGCGGCGGAAGGATCGGCGTCGAAGAGCCCGGCCACCGCCATCTGCCACGGGCGCACAAAGGACTCGGCAAGATCGGTGACGATCGGCTTCCCGCCGAGAGCATCCGTCAGCGCAAACAGAGTCGCGAGCTTCGATGCCGGAGCGCAGGGGGAAATCGCGGAGACGATCACCCGCTCCAGTTCCGAACCGAGCTTCAACAGCACGGGATGATCGGACGGCAGAGAACTGTCCCATGCCAGGACCGTCGGCATTCCGGAGCGGAAGAGAGAAAGCAGCGTGGAGACAACGGCGGAAGGTTCCTGCTTGCAGGCTTCAAGGGTTACAAAGTCGCTGCACACCGGCGCGGCTCCGGGCGCGGGGCGGTGACAATAGGCCGTCACCCAGGCGCGGAAGGCCTTCTCCCCGGCTTCATCATTCAGGTGCAGCAGAATGGCTCGCGACGGATGCCGCAGGGTCAATTCCACCAGCATATCATTGATCATCCCGCCGTCCGCCGCACCGCGTACCGCATAAATCAGCGTAAAGGCGGCGGCGCGCATGACCGCCTGCCCACCCTCCGCCTCGGCGCAGCACCGCCAGATCTCCTCCAACTCGCGCTCGATGGCCGAGACATCCACGTCCCGCGGTTCAACCAGCGGATAGGCCGAATCCTGCGCCATCAGAGAATCCTCCACTCGCGGCCATCCTGCTCAATCAACTGATCCGCCTCAGAAGGTCCCCAGGATCCCGCCGGATAGTGCGGCAGCGGTCCATCCTGCTCGGCCTGCCACGTGTTCAGAAGCGGCATGGCGAACTTCCAGCCTTCTTCCACCGCA contains:
- the pgl gene encoding 6-phosphogluconolactonase encodes the protein MPPEIVFCETPEDVADAAAALIFEDQAAAVEDSGIYHIALSGGRTPRLLYEQLASEEWEKTMAWASWEIFWGDERAVPPDNPESNFHLAQTTLLNRVEVGGVFRMQAELPNLQEAAEDYARTLRARFGFGIPAFETLLLGMGPDGHTASLFPGHPALQSKALVEVVEVKAPVPKRLTLTLPVLNRARHAIFLVTGEDKAEKVREILGGKDATYPAALVRPEEGQCTWLLDEAASYLIRS
- a CDS encoding glucose-6-phosphate dehydrogenase assembly protein OpcA; this translates as MEDSLMAQDSAYPLVEPRDVDVSAIERELEEIWRCCAEAEGGQAVMRAAAFTLIYAVRGAADGGMINDMLVELTLRHPSRAILLHLNDEAGEKAFRAWVTAYCHRPAPGAAPVCSDFVTLEACKQEPSAVVSTLLSLFRSGMPTVLAWDSSLPSDHPVLLKLGSELERVIVSAISPCAPASKLATLFALTDALGGKPIVTDLAESFVRPWQMAVAGLFDADPSAAQRISHIQLSYSGSKIPAEMLLLAAWMSVILGWKTQRITLHGHSPAIVFAGDHIISFATQSGPEAKEAVDFYMKSANGEETTLRCEEPSGENRLTELLHLQLQIWGRDPLRDESLHRARLWLKELLFS